One Phragmites australis chromosome 23, lpPhrAust1.1, whole genome shotgun sequence DNA window includes the following coding sequences:
- the LOC133905682 gene encoding ubiquitin-activating enzyme E1 2, giving the protein MLPRKRGFVDGEVQDLHNKAPRAAAQEEEDEEVNKGDAMTGRAPEIDEDLHSRQLAVYGRETMKRLFGSNVLVSGLQGLGAEIAKNLVLAGVKSVTLHDDGNVELWDLSSNFFLSEKDVGQNRAQACVAKLQELNNAVIITTLTGDLTKEQLSNFQAVVFTDISLEKAVEFDDYCHSHQPPIAFIKSEVRGLFGSVFCDFGPEFTVLDVDGEEPHTGIVASISNDNPALVSCVDDERLEFQDGDLVIFSEVHGMTELNDGKPRKIKNARPYSFTLEEDTTSYGTYIRGGIVTQVKPPKVLKFKSMKEAIKEPGEFLMSDFSKFDRPPLLHLAFQALDKFRNGLGRFPIAGSADDAQKLIDFAIIINETLGDSKLEEIDKKLLHHFASGSRAVLNPMAAMFGGIVGQEVVKACSGKFHPLYQFFYFDSVESLPVEPLEPSDLKPENSRYDAQISVFGAKLQNKLEKAKVFMVGSGALGCEFLKNLALMGISCSHNGKLTVTDDDVIEKSNLSRQFLFRDWNIGQPKSTVAATAAMAINPKLNVEALQNRASPETENVFNDAFWESLDAVVNALDNVTARMYIDSRCLYFQKPLLESGTLGAKCNTQMVIPHLTENYGASRDPPEKQAPMCTVHSFPHNIDHCLTWARSEFEGLLEKTPTEVNAFLSNPSGYATAARTAGDAQARDQLERVIECLDREKCETFQDCITWARLKFEDYFSNRVKQLTFTFPEDAMTSSGTPFWSAPKRFPRPLEFSSTDPSQLSFLLAASILRAETFGIPIPDWAKNPKKLAEAVDKVIVPDFQPKQGVKIETDEKATSISAASVDDAAVIEELIAKLEAISKTLPPGFHMNPIQFEKDDDTNFHMDLIAGFANMRARNYSIPEVDKLKAKFIAGRIIPAIATSTAMATGLVCLELYKVLAGGHKVEDYRNTFANLAIPLFSMAEPVPPKTIKHQDMSWTVWDRWTITGNITLKELLEWLKEKGLNAYSISCGTSLLYNSMFPRHKERLDKKVVDVAREVAKMEVPSYRRHLDVVVACEDDDDNDVDIPLVSIYFR; this is encoded by the exons ATGCTTCCCCGGAAGCGGGGGTTCGTCGACGGCGAGGTCCAGGACTTGCACAACAAGGCCCCCCGCGCTgccgcccaggaggaggaggacgaggaggtcaACAAAGGCGACGCCATGACAGGAAGGGCGCCCGAGATCGACGAGGACCTCCACAGCCGCCAGCTCGCCGTCTACGGACGCGAGACCATGAAGCGACTCTTCGGCTCCAACGTTCTCGTCTCGGGACTCCAGGGACTCGGCGCCGAAATCG CAAAGAACCTTGTCCTCGCGGGTGTGAAATCCGTAACGTTGCACGATGATGGCAATGTGGAGCTATGGGACTTATCAAGCAACTTTTTCCTCTCAGAGAAGGATGTTGGGCAAAACCGTGCTCAAGCATGCGTTGCTAAGCTACAAGAGCTTAACAATGCTGTAATTATCACTACCTTAACTGGTGATTTGACCAAGGAGCAGCTTTCTAACTTTCAG GCTGTGGTCTTTACTGATATCAGCTTAGAGAAAGCAGTTGAGTTTGATGACTACTGCCATAGCCACCAGCCACCAATAGCTTTCATTAAGTCTGAAGTTCGTGGTCTTTTTGGCAGTGTCTTTTGTGACTTTGGTCCTGAATTTACTGTTTTGGATGTTGATGGAGAGGAACCACATACAGGAATTGTTGCATCAATCAGCAATGATAACCCAGCACTTGTTTCTTGCGTGGATGATGAGCGTCTGGAGTTCCAGGATGGTGATCTAGTTATTTTTTCTGAAGTGCACGGAATGACTGAGCTAAATGATGGAAAACCAAGAAAGATTAAGAATGCTAGGCCTTATTCTTTTACTCTTGAAGAAGACACTACCTCATATGGCACTTACATTAGAGGTGGTATTGTCACACAGGTAAAGCCACCAAAGGTTCTTAAATTCAAATCCATGAAAGAGGCAATTAAGGAACCGGGAGAATTTCTGATGAGTGATTTCTCCAAATTCGACCGTCCTCCACTTTTGCATTTGGCTTTCCAAGCATTGGATAAGTTTAGGAATGGTTTGGGGCGATTCCCTATTGCTGGGTCAGCTGATGATGCACAAAAGctgattgattttgctattattatTAATGAAACTCTTGGTGATAGCAAGCTTGAAGAAATTGACAAAAAGCTCCTGCACCATTTTGCAAGTGGTTCCAGGGCTGTTTTGAATCCTATGGCTGCAATGTTTGGAGGTATTGTAGGTCAGGAGGTTGTTAAAGCATGCTCAGGGAAATTCCATCCACTTTACCAG TTCTTCTACTTTGATTCTGTTGAATCTCTCCCAGTTGAACCCTTGGAGCCTAGTGATTTGAAGCCAGAGAACAGTAGATATGATGCACAAATTAGTGTATTTGGGGCTAAGCTTCAAAATAAACTGGAAAAGGCAAAAGTCTTCATGGTTGGTTCTGGGGCACTTGGATGTGAATTCTTGAAGAACCTTGCACTAATGGGCATTTCTTGCAGTCATAATGGTAAGCTGACTGTGACAGATGATGATGTCATAGAAAAGAGCAATCTCAGTCGCCAGTTTCTCTTCCGTGACTGGAACATTGGGCAGCCCAAGTCCACAgttgctgctactgctgctaTGGCAATTAATCCTAAGCTTAATGTCGAAGCCCTTCAAAACAGAGCAAGTCCTGAGACTGAAAATGTGTTTAATGATGCCTTTTGGGAGAGCTTGGATGCTGTTGTGAATGCCTTGGATAATGTGACTGCAAGAATGTACATTGACTCCAGATGTTTATAtttccagaagccacttcttgAATCGGGTACTCTGGGTGCTAAATGCAACACACAGATGGTCATACCTCACCTAACAGAAAACTATGGGGCGTCCAGAGATCCACCTGAAAAGCAGGCACCTATGTGCACCGTACATTCATTTCCTCATAATATTGATCACTGCCTAACGTGGGCAAGGTCTGAGTTTGAGGGTCTTCTTGAGAAAACTCCCACTGAAGTAAATGCTTTCCTGTCTAATCCTAGTGGATATGCAACTGCAGCAAGAACCGCTGGGGATGCACAGGCTAGGGATCAGCTTGAGCGTGTTATTGAATGCCTTGATAGGGAGAAGTGTGAGACATTCCAAGATTGTATTACCTGGGCCCGGCTTAA GTTTGAGGATTATTTCTCCAACCGTGTGAAGCAGCTGACGTTCACATTCCCTGAAGATGCAATGACCAGCTCTGGCACTCCCTTCTGGTCTGCTCCTAAGCGGTTCCCACGACCTCTGGAGTTCTCGTCTACTGACCCAAGTCAGCTTAGCTTTTTGCTGGCTGCCTCGATATTAAGGGCAGAGACATTTGGAATACCCATACCCGATTGGGCGAAAAACCCAAAGAAACTAGCTGAAGCTGTCGACAAGGTCATTGTACCTGATTTCCAACCAAAACAGGGGGTTAAAATAGAGACAGATGAGAAGGCTACTAGCATATCCGCTGCATCTGTTGATGATGCTGCCGTCATTGAAGAGCTTATTGCAAAGTTGGAAGCAATTTCTAAAACATTGCCACCAGGATTCCACATGAACCCAATACAGTTTGAGAAG GATGATGATACCAATTTCCATATGGACTTGATTGCTGGCTTTGCTAACATGCGGGCGAGGAACTACAGCATCCCTGAAGTTGACAAGCTGAAGGCAAAGTTTATAGCGGGCAGGATCATCCCAGCCATTGCCACGTCAACCGCAATGGCCACAGGCCTTGTCTGCCTAGAGCTTTACAAAGTCCTTGCTGGTGGGCACAAGGTTGAAGACTACCGGAACACATTTGCAAACCTTGCAATCCCCCTCTTCTCTATGGCGGAGCCTGTCCCACCCAAGACCATCAAGCACCAAGATATGTCATGGACCGTCTGGGACCGCTGGACTATAACTGGCAACATCACGCTAAAGGAGCTCCTGGAATGGCTTAAGGAGAAGGGCTTGAACGCATACAGCATATCTTGCGGCACCTCGCTTCTGTACAACTCCATGTTCCCCAGGCACAAGGAACGGCTGGACAAGAAGGTGGTGGATGTGGCCAGGGAGGTGGCCAAGATGGAGGTGCCCTCATATCGGCGCCATCTAGATGTTGTGGTGGCCTGCGAGGATGACGATGACAATGACGTTGACATCCCACTGGTATCAATTTACTTTCGGTGA